In the genome of Deinococcus deserti VCD115, one region contains:
- the ttcA gene encoding tRNA 2-thiocytidine(32) synthetase TtcA, with protein sequence MTQPASLSSSASASSADTARLFQPIVKGVGQAIGDYRMIEEGDRVMVCLSGGKDSYTLLDVLLHLQRKAPIRFEIVAVNLDQGQPGFPQDVLPRYLTGMGVRHDILTQDTYSVVKEKTPEGKTTCALCSRLRRGILYAHARRIGATKIALGHHRDDILETMFMNLFFGARLKAMPPKLQSDDGTNVVIRPLAYVAESDIIRYAQAREFPIIPCNLCGTQENLQRRVVGEMLEAWEREHPGRLNNILRALTRVTPSHLLDRELFDFAALSVTPAEGDRGFDAEEFPEREFLAGLGELQMLS encoded by the coding sequence ATGACCCAGCCTGCCTCCCTGTCTTCCTCTGCTTCCGCGTCCAGCGCCGATACCGCGCGCCTCTTCCAGCCGATCGTGAAGGGGGTGGGCCAGGCCATCGGCGATTACCGCATGATCGAGGAAGGTGACCGCGTCATGGTCTGCCTCTCAGGTGGCAAGGACAGCTACACCCTGCTGGATGTGCTGCTGCACCTGCAGCGCAAGGCGCCCATCCGCTTCGAGATCGTGGCGGTGAATCTGGACCAGGGTCAGCCGGGCTTTCCCCAGGATGTCCTCCCCCGTTACCTGACCGGCATGGGCGTGCGGCACGACATCCTGACCCAGGACACCTACAGCGTGGTCAAGGAAAAAACGCCCGAGGGCAAGACCACCTGCGCGCTGTGCAGCCGGCTGCGGCGGGGCATTCTGTACGCGCATGCCCGCAGGATCGGCGCTACCAAGATCGCCCTGGGGCACCACCGCGACGACATCCTGGAAACCATGTTCATGAACCTGTTTTTCGGTGCACGCCTGAAGGCCATGCCGCCCAAGCTGCAAAGCGACGACGGGACCAACGTGGTGATCCGCCCCCTGGCCTATGTGGCCGAAAGTGACATCATCCGCTACGCCCAGGCCCGCGAGTTCCCAATTATTCCGTGCAACCTGTGTGGCACCCAGGAAAACCTGCAGCGCCGCGTGGTCGGCGAGATGCTGGAGGCCTGGGAGCGCGAGCACCCTGGGCGTCTGAACAACATCCTGCGTGCGCTGACGCGCGTCACACCCAGCCACCTGCTTGACCGCGAGCTGTTTGATTTTGCGGCGCTGAGTGTCACGCCTGCCGAGGGCGACCGGGGCTTTGACGCCGAGGAATTTCCCGAGCGCGAGTTCCTGGCCGGACTGGGCGAACTCCAGATGTTGAGCTGA